In Brevibacillus marinus, the genomic window TGTTCAAATTTGCCGTTCGCGTGATGAGCAGCGCCACGGAAGCGGTGCTGGCAAAAGCGGGCGTGTCCAAAGAGGAGATTGACCTGTTGGTACCGCACCAAGCCAACCTGCGGATCATCGAGGCGGCGATCAAACGGTTCGGCTTGTCCGAAGACAAGGTGGTCGTCAATCTGGATCGCTACGGCAACATGTCATCCGCATCGATTCCCGTCGCCCTGGACGAGGCGCTTGCGGCAGGACGGATCAACGAAGGCGATACGGTTGTCCTCGTCGGGTTCGGCGGCGGGTTAACCTGGGGCGCCAGCTTGTTGAAATGGACGTTTCAACGATTGTAAAGGAGCGGATGGAGGATGCGTAAGATCGCGTTTGTCTTTCCCGGGCAGGGGTCGCAGTACGTCGGAATGGGAGCGGAACTGGCCGAACATTCGGAAGCGGCCCGCCAGGTGTTTGCCGAAGCGGATCGCGCGCTGGGCTTCTCCCTCTCCTCCCTCTGTTTCGCCGGCCCGGAGGAGGAACTGCGCTTGACGGTCAATACGCAGCCGGCTATTTTGACCGTCAGCGTGGCTGTGCTCGCCGCACTGCGCGAGAAGCTGCCGGACGTGCAGCCCGCTTTTTTGGCCGGCCACAGTCTTGGCGAGTATTCCGCTCTGGTGGCGGCGGGAGCGCTTCGCTTTGCCGATGCCGTGCGCACGGTTCGCGCGCGCGGGCAGTTCATGGAAGAAGCGGTTCCCAGCGGGCAGGGAGCAATGGCTGCTGTGCTCGGGATGGAGCGGGCAGAACTGCAGCGCGTCTGCGAGGAAGTGAGCGCGGGCGGCGCGCCGGTGCAATTGGCCAACCTCAACTGCCCCGGGCAAATCGTCATCTCGGGCAGCGCCGCGGGGGTCAGCCTGGCTGCCGAAAAGGCGCGGGAAAGAGGGGCCAAGCGGGTGATGCCGCTTAACGTGAGCGGTCCGTTTCACTCTTCCCTGATGGCGCCGGCGGCGGAAAAGCTGGCTGCCGTACTGGAAAGCGTGCCGCTTGCGGACGCTGCGGTACCGGTGGTGGCCAATGTGTCGGCTCGTCCGGTACAGCAGGCGGAAGCGATCAAGCAAAGCCTGGTGGAGCAGGTTTCCGCCCCTGTCCTGTGGGAAGATTCCGTCCTGTACATGGTCGAGCAGGGTGTGAACACGTTCGTCGAGATCGGACCCGGCAAAGTGCTGGCCGGCCTGATCAAAAAAATCGCCCCGCGAGAGGCGGCAGTCCATTCCGTGCAGGACGTGTCCTCGCTGGAACAACTGATAAACGGAGGGGTATTATGCTGACAGGTAAAGTGGCCCTGGTCACCGGCGCATCCCGCGGGATCGGCAGGGCAATCGCGCTGCGGCTGGCCGAGGCGGGCGCCGATGTGATCGTCAACTACGCGGGCAATGAAGCATTGGCGCAGGCGGTAGTGGAGCAGATTGCCTCCATGGGGCGTTCCGCCAGCAAAGTGCGCGCCAATGTGGCCAATCCGCAAGAGGTACAGGAGATGTTTCAGACGATATTGGACCAGTACGGGCGGCTCGACGTCCTGGTCAACAACGCCGGCATCACCCGCGACAACCTCTTGATCCGGCTGAAGGAAGAAGAGTGGGATGAGGTGATCGCGACCAACCTGAAAGGCGTGTTTAACTGCATCAAGGCTGCCGCCCGGCCGATGATGAAGCAGCGCTGGGGGCGGATCATCAACATCTCCTCGGTGGTCGGCGTGCTGGGCAATCCCGGCCAGGCCAACTACGCGGCTGCCAAGGCAGGCGTAATCGGCCTGACAAAGACGAGCGCCCGCGAGCTGGCTTCCCGCAACATTACGGTCAACGTCGTCGCGCCCGGCTTTATCGAGACGGACATGACCGACAAGCTGCCGGAAGAGGTGAAAACGGCCATGCTCAACCAGATTCCGCTGGGCCGGTTTGGGCAGGTGGACGACGTCGCGCAGCTGGTTTGCTTCCTTGCCTCTGACGCAGCGGGCTACATTACCGGGCAGACGCTGCACGTCGACGGCGGCATGTACATGTAAATGGATGACGGGCAAGTTGGTGTTTGGGGCAAGCATCTTGTATAATGCTGGAGAGGGGGTGAGGCAGGATGGCAGACACGTTTGAACGTGTGAAGAAAATCATCGTCGACCGTCTGAACGTCGATGAATCCAAGGTAACACCGGAGGCATCGTTTAAAGAAGATCTGGGTGCAGACTCCCTGGATGTCGTGGAGCTCGTCATGGAACTGGAGGACGAGTTTGACATGGAGATTTCCGACGAAGACGCTGAAAAAATCTCAACTGTGGGTGAAGTCGTGGCTTACATAGACTCCCACAAGTAAGGAGTAGTCAGGAGTCCCGCTGGTGGGACTCCTCCCTTCGCTTTTTGCGTGCGATGCCCCCGATCTGATTCTTCTGGCTGGAGAATACCGGATCGCTGCGATCCGTTGATCGATAGAGCGACCATACCGTCATACAGAAGACAGAGGTGAACAAAAATGAGACGCAGAGTGGTGATTACCGGCGCCGGCGTGATTTCACCGATTGGCAATGACGTGACGACGTTTTGGAACAACCTGCTCGCCGGAAAGTCGGGTATCGGCAGGGTCACGTCCTTTGATGTTTCCGATTATCCGACGCAGATCGCGGGCGAGGTAAAAGATTTTAACGCCGAAGCGTTCATGGATAAAAAGGAGATCAGGCGCACTGACCGCTTCGTCCAGTTTGCCGTCGCCGCGGCAAAAATGGCCGTACAGGACGCCGGATTGGAAATTGGCGAGCACAACGCCCATCGGGTCGGCGTGTATATCGGATCAGGCATCGGCGGGCTTGCGACGTGGGAAGAACAGCATACCGCACTGATGGAGAAAGGGCCGCGGCGGGTGAGTCCCTTTTTCATCCCGATGATGATCGCCAACATGGCGACCGGCCAGGTCTCGATCGAACTGGGGGCGAAAGGGCCGGCTTCCAGTGCGATTACCGCTTGTGCGACCAGTACCAACACGATCGGCGACGCGTTCAAGCTGGTGCAGTACGGGAAAGCGGATGTGATGGTGACCGGCGGTGCGGAAGCGACGATCCGTCCGTTGGCCTTCGCCGGTTTCTGCTCAGCGAAAGCGATGTCGACGCGAAACGAGGAACCGGAAAAGGCGAGCAGGCCGTTTGACCGCGATCGCGACGGCTTCGTCATGGGAGAAGGAGCAGGGGTTGTCGTGCTGGAAGAGTTGGAACACGCGAAAAGGCGGGGCGCCCCGATCATCGCGGAAGTGATCGGGTACGGCATGAGCGCGGATGCGTACCATATCACCGCTCCGTCGCCCGGAGGGGAAGGAGCGGCGCGCTGCATGCAGGATGCGCTGGACGACGCCGGAATCGCGCCAACTCAGGTGGGGTATATTAATGCACACGGTACCTCCACCCCGGCGGGTGACATCGCGGAGACCATGGCGATCAAGACCGTCTTTGGCGAACACGCTTATCGGCTGGCGGTCAGCTCGACCAAGTCGATGACCGGGCATTTGCTGGGGGCGACAGGGGGAATCGAGGCGATCGCAACTGCCTTGGCCCTTCGCGAGCAAATCCTGCCACCAACCATCAACCTGGAAAACCCTGATCCCGAGTGCGATCTGGACTACGTGCCCAACGAGGCGCGGCGGGCTGATATTGAAGTGGCGCTGTCCAACACCTTTGGCTTTGGTGGACACAACGCCACAATCGTCTTGAAGAGGTACACCCCGTAAACGGAGCATGGCCGTGCGGCAGGTGTATGGAACCGGTCGGGTGTGAAGGTGGTGAGGCGGATGAACTTTGCGCAGCTCCAGGAAGAGATTGGCATTCATTTTCGTGATGAACGGATTCTCAGACAGGCATTCACCCACTCATCTTATGTGAATGAACAGAAGGGAAAGCGAATTGCCGACAACGAACGGTTGGAGTTTCTCGGTGATGCCGTGTTGGAACTGACGGTTTCCTGGTTTTTGTACAAGTCGTTTCCCCACATGAGCGAGGGAGAGATGACCAAGCTCCGTGCCGCGATTGTGTGTGAGCCGTCTCTTGTCAAGTTCGCGGAAATGCTCCGCTTTGGCGAGCTGGTGCTGCTGGGAAAAGGGGAAGAGCTGACCGGCGGCAGACAGCGTCCGGCGCTGTTGGCGGATGTGTTTGAAGCGTTTATCGGGGCACTGTACCTCGATCAGGGGCTGGAAGTCGTGTTCCGATTTATGGAAAAGTACGTCTATCCGCGAATCGACAAGGGAGAGTTTACACAGATCACGGACTTTAAGAGCCAGCTGCAGGAGTTTGTACAGCAGGAAAACATGGGCGATATCCACTATCGGATCATCCAGGAGAAAGGCCCTGCCCACAATCGCGAGTTTGTGTCCGAGGTGCTGCTAAATGACAAGCCGTTAGGCACGGGGACGGGGCGTTCCAAAAAAGAAGCGGAGCAGCGGGCCGCTGCCCATGCTCTGATGGTTCTCGGAAACAAGTGAGGACATCCCGATTTTCGCTCGGGATGTTTCTTGCTATATGCCGATATGCGCTGTAAGCGCAAAACCGCGCCCACTTTCCCGCTTCGACAAACGGGTGAGCTGTGTTACAATAAAACAGTTACCAGACAAGTTGTACCAGCCCGTTTTTGCCAAGATTCCTAGGGGGATGGAAGATGTATTTGAAAAGGTTGGAGTTGATCGGTTTTAAATCGTTCGCCGACCGCACGGAACTGGAGTTCGTGCCGGGCGTGACCGCTGTGGTCGGACCAAACGGCAGCGGCAAGAGCAACATCTCGGACGCGATCCGCTGGGTGTTGGGCGAGCAAAGCGCCAAATCGCTGCGCGGCGCCAAGATGGAAGACGTCATTTTTGCCGGCAGCGAATCGCGCAAACCGGTCAATTTTGCGGAAGTCTCACTCACCTTGGACAATACGGATCAATCCCTCGGCATCGCCTATTCGGAAGTAACCGTGACGCGGCGGGTTTACCGCTCGGGCGAAAGCGAATACGCGATCAACAACCGCGCCTGCCGTTTAAAGGACATCATGGAACTGTTCATGGATACAGGGGTGGGCAAAGAAGCCTACTCGATTATCGGACAAGGCAGGATTGAGGAAATCCTCAGCACCAAGCCGGAGGACCGGCGCGGCATTTTTGAGGAAGCGGCGGGCATCGTCAAGTACAAGACGCGGAAGCGGGAAGCGGAAAAGAAGCTGGAGGAAACGGAACAAAATCTGGTGCGGATTCACGACATCATCACCGAACTGGCGGAACAGGCGGGGCCGCTCCAAGAGCAGGCCG contains:
- the fabD gene encoding ACP S-malonyltransferase, whose translation is MRKIAFVFPGQGSQYVGMGAELAEHSEAARQVFAEADRALGFSLSSLCFAGPEEELRLTVNTQPAILTVSVAVLAALREKLPDVQPAFLAGHSLGEYSALVAAGALRFADAVRTVRARGQFMEEAVPSGQGAMAAVLGMERAELQRVCEEVSAGGAPVQLANLNCPGQIVISGSAAGVSLAAEKARERGAKRVMPLNVSGPFHSSLMAPAAEKLAAVLESVPLADAAVPVVANVSARPVQQAEAIKQSLVEQVSAPVLWEDSVLYMVEQGVNTFVEIGPGKVLAGLIKKIAPREAAVHSVQDVSSLEQLINGGVLC
- the fabG gene encoding 3-oxoacyl-[acyl-carrier-protein] reductase; this translates as MLTGKVALVTGASRGIGRAIALRLAEAGADVIVNYAGNEALAQAVVEQIASMGRSASKVRANVANPQEVQEMFQTILDQYGRLDVLVNNAGITRDNLLIRLKEEEWDEVIATNLKGVFNCIKAAARPMMKQRWGRIINISSVVGVLGNPGQANYAAAKAGVIGLTKTSARELASRNITVNVVAPGFIETDMTDKLPEEVKTAMLNQIPLGRFGQVDDVAQLVCFLASDAAGYITGQTLHVDGGMYM
- the acpP gene encoding acyl carrier protein — protein: MADTFERVKKIIVDRLNVDESKVTPEASFKEDLGADSLDVVELVMELEDEFDMEISDEDAEKISTVGEVVAYIDSHK
- the fabF gene encoding beta-ketoacyl-ACP synthase II; protein product: MRRRVVITGAGVISPIGNDVTTFWNNLLAGKSGIGRVTSFDVSDYPTQIAGEVKDFNAEAFMDKKEIRRTDRFVQFAVAAAKMAVQDAGLEIGEHNAHRVGVYIGSGIGGLATWEEQHTALMEKGPRRVSPFFIPMMIANMATGQVSIELGAKGPASSAITACATSTNTIGDAFKLVQYGKADVMVTGGAEATIRPLAFAGFCSAKAMSTRNEEPEKASRPFDRDRDGFVMGEGAGVVVLEELEHAKRRGAPIIAEVIGYGMSADAYHITAPSPGGEGAARCMQDALDDAGIAPTQVGYINAHGTSTPAGDIAETMAIKTVFGEHAYRLAVSSTKSMTGHLLGATGGIEAIATALALREQILPPTINLENPDPECDLDYVPNEARRADIEVALSNTFGFGGHNATIVLKRYTP
- the rnc gene encoding ribonuclease III, translating into MNFAQLQEEIGIHFRDERILRQAFTHSSYVNEQKGKRIADNERLEFLGDAVLELTVSWFLYKSFPHMSEGEMTKLRAAIVCEPSLVKFAEMLRFGELVLLGKGEELTGGRQRPALLADVFEAFIGALYLDQGLEVVFRFMEKYVYPRIDKGEFTQITDFKSQLQEFVQQENMGDIHYRIIQEKGPAHNREFVSEVLLNDKPLGTGTGRSKKEAEQRAAAHALMVLGNK